The following proteins are co-located in the Pseudomonas sp. ATCC 13867 genome:
- a CDS encoding TonB-dependent siderophore receptor yields the protein MRRPFELSLRPCLLATAILLATSSAVAAEAVRDYQVPAGPLASTLNRIAAEAGLSLSLDPALAQGRSAHAVQGRYDAAGALRQALQGSGLELVESESGSYSLRPVPSDTLSMSATTISAAQEDPDGPTVGYLATRTRAGTKTDTPLLEAPRSISVATREQMQDRNVQSLDDAVRYMPGVIASSYGNDTRAEWLKVRGFEPTQFLDGLPLPKGSYVMPKLETWDLERVALLRGPASSLYGQTPPGGLLDMTSRRPQAESSHEVQLQVGSYEHKQISFDSTGKVDDAGNLLYRVSGVVRDSNTQVDHVDNKRYNIAPSLTWNFDEDTKLTFLSQFNRDDTGITSQFLPLQGTKLSTPAGEVKYHENLGDPDWEFYDKTYYALGYAFEHRINDVWQFRQNLRYTKSDLSFQGITAGGSATSVADDGTLSRGANVVDEDISQFAIDNNLQADFSTGPLKHTLLLGLDHQRANTNYKWLYGTAPTSNISKPIYGQDFSNVVYTAYNDYNQKMRDTGLYAQDQIALDNWRLTLGGRQDWAHTGSKFYNADGATDTRRDSQFSGNAALSYVFDNGVAPYVSYAESFQTEAGGTNGAAFEPSTGKQYELGVKYQPVGTDLMLSAAVYDLTRKNIVLTGSDFISRPVGEAQVRGFELEAVGNVTENLKVTAAYTYANSKMTKVANPLDKNRPLPLTPENQASLWADYTWHDGLLDGFGLGFGTRYVGETHNIAIGSMGYVRDKSDGDTGSYTLYDAAVHYDLGRLDNSLNGLNVALNANNVFDKEYISTCDGFYCYYGDRRNVVASVNYKF from the coding sequence ATGCGCCGCCCGTTCGAACTGTCGCTCCGTCCCTGCCTGCTGGCCACCGCCATCCTGCTGGCCACCTCTTCGGCCGTCGCCGCCGAAGCCGTGCGTGACTACCAGGTGCCCGCCGGCCCGTTGGCCAGCACCCTCAACCGCATCGCCGCCGAAGCCGGCCTGTCGCTGAGCCTCGACCCGGCGCTGGCCCAGGGCCGCAGCGCACACGCCGTACAGGGTCGCTACGATGCCGCCGGCGCGCTGCGCCAGGCGCTGCAGGGCAGCGGGCTGGAACTGGTGGAAAGCGAATCGGGCAGCTACAGCCTGCGCCCGGTGCCCAGCGACACCCTGTCGATGTCCGCCACCACCATCAGCGCCGCCCAGGAAGACCCGGACGGCCCGACCGTCGGCTACCTCGCCACCCGCACCCGCGCCGGCACCAAGACCGACACCCCGCTGCTGGAAGCCCCACGCTCCATCTCGGTGGCCACCCGCGAGCAGATGCAGGACCGCAACGTGCAGAGCCTGGACGACGCGGTACGCTACATGCCCGGCGTGATCGCCAGCAGCTACGGCAACGACACTCGCGCCGAGTGGCTGAAGGTGCGCGGCTTCGAGCCGACCCAGTTCCTCGACGGCCTGCCGCTACCCAAGGGCTCCTACGTGATGCCCAAGCTGGAAACCTGGGACCTGGAGCGCGTCGCCCTGCTACGCGGCCCGGCGTCCTCGCTGTACGGCCAGACCCCGCCCGGCGGCCTGCTGGACATGACCAGCCGCCGTCCGCAGGCCGAAAGCAGTCACGAAGTGCAGCTGCAGGTCGGCAGCTACGAGCACAAGCAGATCTCCTTCGACAGCACCGGCAAGGTCGACGATGCTGGCAACCTGCTCTACCGCGTCAGCGGCGTGGTGCGCGACAGCAACACTCAGGTCGATCATGTCGACAACAAGCGCTACAACATCGCGCCGAGCCTGACCTGGAACTTCGACGAAGACACCAAGCTGACCTTCCTCTCCCAGTTCAACCGCGACGACACCGGCATCACCAGCCAGTTCCTGCCGCTGCAGGGCACCAAGCTGTCCACCCCGGCAGGCGAGGTGAAGTACCACGAGAACCTGGGCGACCCGGACTGGGAGTTCTACGACAAGACCTACTACGCCCTGGGTTACGCCTTCGAGCACCGCATCAACGACGTCTGGCAGTTCCGCCAGAACCTGCGCTACACCAAGAGCGACCTGTCGTTCCAGGGCATCACCGCCGGCGGCAGCGCGACCTCGGTGGCCGACGACGGCACTCTCTCCCGTGGCGCCAACGTGGTGGATGAAGACATCAGCCAGTTCGCCATCGACAACAACCTGCAGGCCGACTTCTCCACCGGCCCGCTCAAGCACACCCTGCTGCTGGGCCTGGATCACCAGCGCGCCAACACCAACTACAAGTGGCTGTACGGCACCGCGCCGACCAGCAACATCAGCAAGCCGATCTATGGCCAGGACTTCAGCAACGTCGTCTACACCGCGTACAACGACTACAACCAGAAGATGCGCGACACCGGCCTGTACGCCCAGGACCAGATCGCCCTGGATAACTGGCGCCTGACCCTCGGCGGCCGCCAGGACTGGGCCCACACCGGTTCGAAGTTCTACAACGCCGATGGCGCCACCGACACCCGGCGCGACAGCCAGTTCAGCGGCAACGCGGCGCTCAGCTACGTGTTCGACAACGGCGTGGCGCCCTATGTGTCCTATGCCGAGTCGTTCCAGACCGAAGCCGGTGGCACCAACGGCGCGGCCTTCGAGCCAAGCACCGGCAAGCAGTACGAACTGGGCGTGAAATACCAGCCGGTGGGCACCGACCTGATGCTCAGCGCCGCCGTCTACGACCTGACCCGCAAGAACATCGTCCTCACCGGCAGCGACTTCATCAGCCGCCCGGTGGGTGAAGCGCAGGTCCGTGGCTTCGAGCTGGAGGCCGTCGGCAACGTCACCGAGAACCTCAAGGTGACCGCCGCCTACACCTACGCCAACAGCAAGATGACCAAGGTCGCCAACCCGCTGGACAAGAACCGTCCGCTGCCGCTCACCCCGGAAAACCAGGCCTCGCTGTGGGCCGACTACACCTGGCATGACGGTCTGCTCGACGGTTTCGGCCTGGGCTTCGGCACCCGCTACGTCGGCGAGACCCACAACATCGCCATCGGCAGCATGGGCTACGTGCGCGACAAGTCGGACGGCGACACCGGCTCCTACACCCTCTACGACGCCGCGGTGCACTACGACCTCGGCCGCCTCGACAACAGCCTCAACGGCCTGAACGTCGCGCTGAATGCCAACAACGTATTCGACAAGGAATACATCTCCACCTGCGACGGCTTCTACTGCTACTACGGCGACCGTCGCAACGTGGTGGCAAGCGTCAACTACAAGTTCTGA
- a CDS encoding FecR domain-containing protein: MNGPVSLRVLDEAISWQLRLGSGETRPDDEAAFSRWHAEHSEHARAWSQLGMLDRSLAGAAPLAARNALLRSPREARQKVRRLAGSGLSLLLVGALALGVGNRYLPVQYAFSDLLTGTGEQRELRLPDNTLLRLNSRTAVDVRFDAGQRRIVLLSGEILIETAHGDSRPFIVETRDGRLRALGTRFLVERDGDDGTLLSVLHSAVAARPGQLAEEKVIAQGQHVRVRPDGLGPVQGNSVTADAWTHGMLVVDNVRLADLVERLSRESPGYLGVDPAVADLRITGSFPLKNIDLALSSLEPALPVRIEKHGPWWSRVVPRG, encoded by the coding sequence GTGAATGGCCCCGTCTCCCTGCGTGTCCTCGACGAGGCGATCAGTTGGCAACTGCGACTGGGCTCCGGCGAGACACGCCCCGACGACGAGGCGGCCTTCAGCCGCTGGCATGCCGAGCACAGCGAGCACGCCCGCGCCTGGAGCCAGTTGGGCATGCTCGACCGTAGCCTCGCCGGCGCCGCACCCCTGGCTGCGCGCAATGCCCTGCTGCGTTCGCCGCGGGAAGCGCGGCAGAAGGTCCGCCGGTTGGCGGGCAGCGGCCTGTCGCTGCTGCTGGTCGGCGCACTGGCCCTCGGCGTGGGCAACCGCTACCTACCCGTGCAGTACGCCTTCTCCGACCTGCTCACCGGCACCGGCGAACAGCGCGAGTTGCGCCTGCCCGACAACACCCTGCTGCGGCTCAACAGCCGCACCGCCGTGGACGTGCGCTTCGACGCCGGACAGCGCCGCATCGTACTGCTTTCCGGCGAGATCCTGATCGAAACCGCCCACGGCGACAGCCGGCCGTTCATCGTCGAGACCCGCGACGGCCGCCTGCGCGCCCTGGGCACGCGCTTCCTGGTGGAGCGCGACGGCGACGACGGCACCCTGCTCAGCGTCCTGCACTCGGCGGTCGCCGCGCGCCCCGGACAGTTGGCGGAAGAAAAGGTCATCGCCCAGGGCCAGCACGTGCGCGTACGGCCCGACGGCCTCGGGCCGGTGCAGGGCAACAGCGTCACCGCTGACGCCTGGACCCACGGCATGCTGGTGGTGGACAACGTGCGCCTGGCCGACCTGGTCGAGCGCCTGTCGCGGGAAAGTCCTGGCTACCTCGGCGTCGACCCGGCGGTGGCGGACCTGCGCATCACCGGCAGCTTCCCGCTGAAGAACATCGACCTGGCGCTCAGCTCGCTGGAGCCGGCGCTGCCGGTGCGGATCGAGAAGCACGGCCCCTGGTGGTCGCGCGTGGTACCGCGCGGCTGA
- a CDS encoding RNA polymerase sigma factor: MSAIQIGNGERVGALYRDHRDWLTAWLNRSLGCVQRAEDLSQDTFVRVLGRRELPSLREPRAFLVTVAKGLLVDHWRRMALEQAYLEELQHLPEAVQPSAEEHCLILADLREIDRLLGNLSARARSAFLLNRLDGLGHAEIAEQLGVSVPRVRQYIAQGLRQCYIALYGTPT, from the coding sequence GTGTCGGCCATCCAGATTGGCAATGGCGAACGCGTGGGTGCACTGTACCGCGATCATCGCGACTGGCTGACCGCCTGGCTCAACCGCAGCCTGGGCTGCGTGCAGCGCGCGGAAGACCTGAGCCAGGACACCTTCGTCCGCGTGCTCGGCCGCCGCGAACTGCCGTCCCTGCGCGAACCCCGCGCCTTCCTGGTGACCGTCGCCAAGGGCCTGCTGGTGGACCACTGGCGCCGGATGGCGCTGGAACAGGCCTATCTGGAGGAACTGCAGCACCTGCCCGAGGCCGTGCAGCCCTCGGCGGAAGAGCACTGCCTGATCCTCGCCGACCTGCGCGAAATCGATCGCCTGCTGGGCAACCTGTCCGCTCGCGCGCGCAGCGCCTTCCTGCTCAACCGCCTGGACGGTCTCGGTCACGCCGAGATCGCCGAACAGCTCGGCGTCTCCGTGCCCCGCGTACGCCAGTACATTGCCCAGGGCCTGCGCCAGTGCTACATCGCCCTCTACGGAACGCCGACGTGA